A genome region from Lujinxingia vulgaris includes the following:
- a CDS encoding LytR/AlgR family response regulator transcription factor: MRALVIDDELPAREELLWLLEQCPQISAAAQAESAKAALARLEAGPPVDVVFLDIDMPGLNGVRLAQLWRDRLGDDAPVFIFVTAYDAHAVDAFALDAADYLLKPVRLSRLQQAIERAERRLHQGAQASASEASETPPSPTAPASSPASTPLTRISVEEHGSYRVIPVDDIIWIEADEGFATVHTATGGYLTDFSLKFLEENLPADHFFRSHRSFIVRLSAISVIAPTGAGTYRLLLSDGTTGVPLARSRAPELKARIPWSANAIEE, from the coding sequence ATGCGCGCCCTGGTCATCGACGACGAGCTCCCCGCCCGCGAAGAGCTGCTCTGGCTTTTAGAGCAATGCCCGCAGATCTCGGCTGCCGCCCAGGCCGAGAGCGCAAAAGCCGCGCTGGCGCGCCTGGAGGCCGGCCCCCCGGTCGACGTGGTCTTCCTCGACATCGACATGCCTGGCTTAAACGGCGTGCGCCTGGCCCAACTCTGGCGCGACCGGCTGGGCGACGACGCCCCGGTCTTTATCTTCGTCACCGCTTACGACGCCCACGCCGTCGACGCCTTCGCCCTCGACGCGGCCGATTACCTGCTCAAACCGGTGCGGCTCTCGCGCTTGCAACAGGCCATCGAGCGCGCCGAGCGCCGCTTACATCAAGGCGCTCAGGCCTCTGCCTCCGAGGCCAGTGAGACTCCCCCTTCCCCCACTGCCCCCGCATCTTCCCCCGCTTCCACACCGCTGACTCGCATCTCGGTGGAAGAACACGGCAGCTACCGGGTTATCCCTGTCGACGACATCATCTGGATCGAAGCCGACGAAGGCTTCGCCACCGTACACACCGCCACAGGCGGCTACCTGACCGATTTCAGCCTGAAGTTTCTGGAAGAAAACCTGCCCGCAGACCACTTTTTTCGCTCGCACCGCAGCTTCATCGTGCGCCTGAGCGCCATCTCGGTTATTGCCCCCACCGGAGCCGGGACTTACCGTCTGCTTCTGAGCGACGGAACCACCGGCGTGCCGCTGGCCCGAAGCCGCGCCCCCGAGCTCAAAGCCCGCATCCCCTGGTCTGCCAATGCGATTGAGGAGTAA